One genomic region from Pseudorca crassidens isolate mPseCra1 chromosome 11, mPseCra1.hap1, whole genome shotgun sequence encodes:
- the POU6F1 gene encoding POU domain, class 6, transcription factor 1 isoform X5 — protein MPPSPAPAVATFSQAPCQPQASQTLTPLAVQAAPQVLTQENLATVLTGVMVPAGAVTQPLLIPISIAGQVAGQQGLAVWTIPTATVAALPGLTAASPTGGIFKPPLAGLQAAAVLNAALPAPVQAAPPAQASSPTRPRPPAQPQTLIQTQPLLQTTPAILPQPTAATATAPTPKPVDSPPQITVQPAGFAFSPGIISAASLGGQTQILGSLTATPVIANAVPSMPGISSQILTNAQGQVIGTLPWVVNSASMAAPAPAQSLQVQAVTPQLLLNAQGQVIAALASSPLPSPVAVRKPSAPESPAKSEVQPIQPPAAMPQPAVVIASPAPAAKPAASAPIPITCSETPTVSQLVSKPHTPSLDEDGINLEEIREFAKNFKIRRLSLGLTQTQVGQALTATEGPAYSQSAICRFEKLDITPKSAQKLKPVLEKWLNEAELRNQEGQQNLMEFVGGEPSKKRKRRTSFTPQAIEALNAYFEKNPLPTGQEITEIAKELNYDREVVRVWFCNRRQTLKNTSKLNVFQIP, from the exons ATGCCTCCGAGCCCTGCCCCTGCCGTTGCCACCTTCAGCCAAGCCCCATGCCAGCCTCAGGCATCGCAGACCCTGACGCCACTGGCTGTACAAGCTGCCCCCCAG GTCTTGACTCAGGAAAACTTAGCCACAGTTCTGACAGGAGTTATGGTTCCAGCAGGGGCAGTTACTCAACCTCTTCTTATCCCCATCAGTATTGCAGGTCAAGTGGCTGGTCAGCAGGGGCTGGCCGTGTGGACAATTCCTACAGCAACCGTGGCTGCCCTCCCAGGACTGACCGCTGCTTCTCCCACGGGGGGAATTTTCAAGCCACCTTTAGCCGGTCTCCAAG CAGCTGCCGTGCTGAACGCCGCTCTCCCGGCACCTGTACAAGCTGCCCCACCGGCCCAGGCCTCCTCGCCCACCCGGCCCCGACCGCCAGCCCAGCCCCAGACGCTGATCCAGACCCAGCCGCTGCTGCAGACCACACCTGCCATTCTGCCGCAGCCCACTGCTGCCACCGcgactgcccccacccccaagccagtgGACAGCCCCCCACAGATCACCGTTCAGCCTGCAGGCTTCGCGTTTAGCCCAGGAATC ATCAGTGCTGCTTCCCTCGGGGGACAGACCCAGATCCTGGGCTCCCTCACTGCAACTCCGGTCATTGCCAACGCCGTTCCCAGCATGCCGGGGATCAGCAGTCAGATCCTCACCAACGCTCAGGGACAG GTTATTGGAACACTTCCGTGGGTAGTGAACTCGGCCAGCATGGCGGCCCCAGCACCAGCCCAAAGCCTGCAGGTCCAGGCTGTGACCCCCCAGCTGTTGTTGAACGCCCAGGGCCAGGTGATCGCAGCCCTGGCCAGCAGCCCCCTGCCTTCTCCCGTGGCTGTCCGGAAGCCAAGCGCTCCTGAGTCCCCCGCTAAGAGTGAG GTGCAGCCCATCCAGCCCCCGGCAGCCATGCCCCAGCCAGCTGTGGTCATCGCCAGCCCAGCCCCAGCGGCCAAGCCAGCTGCCTCTGCTCCTATCCCGATCACCTGCTCAGAGACCCCTACTGTCAGCCAGCTGGTGTCCA AGCCACATACCCCGAGTCTGGATGAGGACGGGATCAACTTAGAAGAGATCCGGGAGTTTGCCAAGAACTTTAAGATCCGGCGGCTATCCCTGGGCCTCACGCAGACCCAGGTGGGTCAGGCTCTGACCGCGACGGAAGGCCCAGCCTACAGCCAGTCAGCCATCTGCCG GTTTGAGAAGCTGGACATCACGCCCAAGAGCGCGCAGAAGCTGAAGCCAGTGCTGGAGAAGTGGCTGAATGAAGCCGAACTCCGGAACCAGGAAGGCCAGCAGAACCTGATGGAATTTGTGGGAGGCGAGCCCTCCAAGAAACGCAAGCGCCGCACCTCCTTTACCCCCCAGGCCATAGAGGCTCTTAACGCCTACTTCGAGAAGAACCCGCTGCCCACAGGCCAGGAGATCACCGAGATTGCTAAGGAGCTCAACTATGACCGGGAGGTCGTGCGGGTCTGGTTCTGCAACCGGCGTCAGACGCTCAAGAACACCAGCAAGCTGAATGTCTTTCAGATCCCTTAG